One window of the Canis aureus isolate CA01 chromosome 1, VMU_Caureus_v.1.0, whole genome shotgun sequence genome contains the following:
- the LOC144280886 gene encoding sialic acid-binding Ig-like lectin 6 isoform X3 — protein sequence MLLWLQLMLCGGPLAQVLSYQLELQESVTVQEGLCVHVPCKFSYPWLAFIGSHMFWFQKGADVDHDPPVATNIPSQKLHERTQGRFFLRGNPQAQDCSLDIIEVNMGDSGTYFFQIGKYSYLDNMLSLNVTALTHTPDILIPRTLESSHPRNLTCSVPWACEQGMAPIFSWTSAALTSPGPRTHLSSVLILSPRPQDHGTNLTCQVYFPAADVMVGRTIQLNVTYAPQNTAIRIFQGNRTVLETLQNTSSILILEGQALQLLCAADSNPPAELSWFRGSPALNATPIYRSPILDLPQVGTAEEGDFTCRAQNSLGSQHVSLHLSVACKSEPRTSGVLGAVGGAGSMALLSLCLCLIFRVKTRRKKTAQPVQSMDMSPDDSSDSGAHQDQSWMDIPEDHPAPAEASPISREEQELHYAFLQFPKLKPREQESINTEYSEIKTHK from the exons ATGCTGCTGTGGTTGCAGCTCATGCTGTGTGGAG ggCCTCTGGCTCAAGTTCTGAGCTACCAGCTGGAACTACAGGAGTCGGTGACAGTGCAGGAGGGCCTGTGTGTCCATGTGCCGTGCAAATTTTCCTACCCCTGGTTGGCTTTTATAGGCTCCCACATGTTTTGGTTCCAGAAAGGGGCAGATGTAGACCACGATCCTCCAGTGGCCACAAACATACCAAGCCAGAAGCTACATGAGAGGACCCAGGGCCGGTTCTTCCTCCGTGGGAACCCCCAGGCCCAGGACTGTTCCCTGGACATCATAGAAGTCAACATGGGGGACAGTGGAACTTACTTTTTTCAAATAGGGAAATATTCATATCTAGATAATATGCTTTCTCTAAATGTGACAG CCCTGACTCACACACCTGACATCCTCATCCCGAGGACCCTAGAGTCCAGCCACCCCAGGAACCTGACCTGTTCTGTGCCCTGGGCCTGCGAGCAAGGCATGGCCCCCATCTTCTCCTGGACATCAGCTGCCCTCACCTCCCCGGGTCCCAGGACTCACCTCTCCTCGGTGCTCATCCTCAGCCCCCGGCCCCAGGACCACGGCACCAATCTAACCTGTCAAGTGTACTTCCCTGCAGCTGATGTGATGGTGGGAAGGACCATCCAGCTCAATGTCACCT ATGCTCCACAGAACACAGCTATCAGGATCTTCCAAGGAAACAGAACAG TGCTGGAGACTCTGCAAAACACCTCATCCATTCTCATCCTGGAGGGCCAGGCTCTGCAACTGCTCTGTGCTGCTGACAGTAACCCCCCTGCGGAGCTGAGCTGGTTCCGGGGGTCCCCCGCCCTGAATGCCACCCCCATCTACAGAAGTCCCATCCTGGACCTGCCTCAAGTAGGAACTGCAGAGGAAGGAGACTTCACCTGCCGAGCTCAGAACTCGCTGGGCTCCCAGCACGTCTCCCTGCACCTCTCTGTGGCCT GTAAATCAGAACCCAGGACTAGTGGGGTCCTGggagcagttgggggagctggcAGCATGGCCCTGCTTTCTCTTTGCCTTTGCCTCATCTTCAG AGTGAAGACCCGCAGGAAGAAAACAGCCCAGCCAGTGCAAAGCATGGATATGAGCCCAGATGACAGCTCAGACTCTGGG GCACATCAGGACCAGTCCTGGATGGACATCCCTGAAGACCACCCAGCTCCTGCTGAGGCTAGCCCCATTTCAAGAGAGGAACAGGAGCTTCACTATGCTTTCCTCCAATTTCCCAAGCTGAAGCCTCGGGAACAGGAAAGCATCAACACTGAGTACTCAGAGATCAAGACACACAAATGA
- the LOC144280886 gene encoding sialic acid-binding Ig-like lectin 6 isoform X1, which produces MLLWLQLMLCGGPLAQVLSYQLELQESVTVQEGLCVHVPCKFSYPWLAFIGSHMFWFQKGADVDHDPPVATNIPSQKLHERTQGRFFLRGNPQAQDCSLDIIEVNMGDSGTYFFQIGKYSYLDNMLSLNVTALTHTPDILIPRTLESSHPRNLTCSVPWACEQGMAPIFSWTSAALTSPGPRTHLSSVLILSPRPQDHGTNLTCQVYFPAADVMVGRTIQLNVTYAPQNTAIRIFQGNRTVLETLQNTSSILILEGQALQLLCAADSNPPAELSWFRGSPALNATPIYRSPILDLPQVGTAEEGDFTCRAQNSLGSQHVSLHLSVAYPPRPLSPSCSWEGEALQCTCSSHARPAPTLRWRLGEGLLERNHSNASLTVTSSSEGPWANSSLSLRGPLGSGLRLSCEAWNAHGKQSAAVLLLPGKSEPRTSGVLGAVGGAGSMALLSLCLCLIFRVKTRRKKTAQPVQSMDMSPDDSSDSGAHQDQSWMDIPEDHPAPAEASPISREEQELHYAFLQFPKLKPREQESINTEYSEIKTHK; this is translated from the exons ATGCTGCTGTGGTTGCAGCTCATGCTGTGTGGAG ggCCTCTGGCTCAAGTTCTGAGCTACCAGCTGGAACTACAGGAGTCGGTGACAGTGCAGGAGGGCCTGTGTGTCCATGTGCCGTGCAAATTTTCCTACCCCTGGTTGGCTTTTATAGGCTCCCACATGTTTTGGTTCCAGAAAGGGGCAGATGTAGACCACGATCCTCCAGTGGCCACAAACATACCAAGCCAGAAGCTACATGAGAGGACCCAGGGCCGGTTCTTCCTCCGTGGGAACCCCCAGGCCCAGGACTGTTCCCTGGACATCATAGAAGTCAACATGGGGGACAGTGGAACTTACTTTTTTCAAATAGGGAAATATTCATATCTAGATAATATGCTTTCTCTAAATGTGACAG CCCTGACTCACACACCTGACATCCTCATCCCGAGGACCCTAGAGTCCAGCCACCCCAGGAACCTGACCTGTTCTGTGCCCTGGGCCTGCGAGCAAGGCATGGCCCCCATCTTCTCCTGGACATCAGCTGCCCTCACCTCCCCGGGTCCCAGGACTCACCTCTCCTCGGTGCTCATCCTCAGCCCCCGGCCCCAGGACCACGGCACCAATCTAACCTGTCAAGTGTACTTCCCTGCAGCTGATGTGATGGTGGGAAGGACCATCCAGCTCAATGTCACCT ATGCTCCACAGAACACAGCTATCAGGATCTTCCAAGGAAACAGAACAG TGCTGGAGACTCTGCAAAACACCTCATCCATTCTCATCCTGGAGGGCCAGGCTCTGCAACTGCTCTGTGCTGCTGACAGTAACCCCCCTGCGGAGCTGAGCTGGTTCCGGGGGTCCCCCGCCCTGAATGCCACCCCCATCTACAGAAGTCCCATCCTGGACCTGCCTCAAGTAGGAACTGCAGAGGAAGGAGACTTCACCTGCCGAGCTCAGAACTCGCTGGGCTCCCAGCACGTCTCCCTGCACCTCTCTGTGGCCT acccCCCGCGGCCGCtcagcccctcctgctcctgggaGGGCGAGGCGCTGCAGTGCACCTGCTCCTCCCACGCGCGCCCGGCCCCCACCCTGCGCTGgcgcctgggggaggggctgctggagcGGAACCACAGCAATGCCTCCTTGACTGTCACCTCCAGCTCTGAGGGGCCCTGGGCCAACAGTTCCCTGAGCCTCCGTGGGCCGCTGGGCTCTGGCCTCAGACTCAGCTGCGAGGCCTGGAATGCGCACGGGAAACAGAGCGCCGCCGTCCTGCTGCTGCCAG GTAAATCAGAACCCAGGACTAGTGGGGTCCTGggagcagttgggggagctggcAGCATGGCCCTGCTTTCTCTTTGCCTTTGCCTCATCTTCAG AGTGAAGACCCGCAGGAAGAAAACAGCCCAGCCAGTGCAAAGCATGGATATGAGCCCAGATGACAGCTCAGACTCTGGG GCACATCAGGACCAGTCCTGGATGGACATCCCTGAAGACCACCCAGCTCCTGCTGAGGCTAGCCCCATTTCAAGAGAGGAACAGGAGCTTCACTATGCTTTCCTCCAATTTCCCAAGCTGAAGCCTCGGGAACAGGAAAGCATCAACACTGAGTACTCAGAGATCAAGACACACAAATGA
- the LOC144280886 gene encoding sialic acid-binding Ig-like lectin 5 isoform X2 yields the protein MLLWLQLMLCGGPLAQVLSYQLELQESVTVQEGLCVHVPCKFSYPWLAFIGSHMFWFQKGADVDHDPPVATNIPSQKLHERTQGRFFLRGNPQAQDCSLDIIEVNMGDSGTYFFQIGKYSYLDNMLSLNVTALTHTPDILIPRTLESSHPRNLTCSVPWACEQGMAPIFSWTSAALTSPGPRTHLSSVLILSPRPQDHGTNLTCQVYFPAADVMVGRTIQLNVTLLETLQNTSSILILEGQALQLLCAADSNPPAELSWFRGSPALNATPIYRSPILDLPQVGTAEEGDFTCRAQNSLGSQHVSLHLSVAYPPRPLSPSCSWEGEALQCTCSSHARPAPTLRWRLGEGLLERNHSNASLTVTSSSEGPWANSSLSLRGPLGSGLRLSCEAWNAHGKQSAAVLLLPGKSEPRTSGVLGAVGGAGSMALLSLCLCLIFRVKTRRKKTAQPVQSMDMSPDDSSDSGAHQDQSWMDIPEDHPAPAEASPISREEQELHYAFLQFPKLKPREQESINTEYSEIKTHK from the exons ATGCTGCTGTGGTTGCAGCTCATGCTGTGTGGAG ggCCTCTGGCTCAAGTTCTGAGCTACCAGCTGGAACTACAGGAGTCGGTGACAGTGCAGGAGGGCCTGTGTGTCCATGTGCCGTGCAAATTTTCCTACCCCTGGTTGGCTTTTATAGGCTCCCACATGTTTTGGTTCCAGAAAGGGGCAGATGTAGACCACGATCCTCCAGTGGCCACAAACATACCAAGCCAGAAGCTACATGAGAGGACCCAGGGCCGGTTCTTCCTCCGTGGGAACCCCCAGGCCCAGGACTGTTCCCTGGACATCATAGAAGTCAACATGGGGGACAGTGGAACTTACTTTTTTCAAATAGGGAAATATTCATATCTAGATAATATGCTTTCTCTAAATGTGACAG CCCTGACTCACACACCTGACATCCTCATCCCGAGGACCCTAGAGTCCAGCCACCCCAGGAACCTGACCTGTTCTGTGCCCTGGGCCTGCGAGCAAGGCATGGCCCCCATCTTCTCCTGGACATCAGCTGCCCTCACCTCCCCGGGTCCCAGGACTCACCTCTCCTCGGTGCTCATCCTCAGCCCCCGGCCCCAGGACCACGGCACCAATCTAACCTGTCAAGTGTACTTCCCTGCAGCTGATGTGATGGTGGGAAGGACCATCCAGCTCAATGTCACCT TGCTGGAGACTCTGCAAAACACCTCATCCATTCTCATCCTGGAGGGCCAGGCTCTGCAACTGCTCTGTGCTGCTGACAGTAACCCCCCTGCGGAGCTGAGCTGGTTCCGGGGGTCCCCCGCCCTGAATGCCACCCCCATCTACAGAAGTCCCATCCTGGACCTGCCTCAAGTAGGAACTGCAGAGGAAGGAGACTTCACCTGCCGAGCTCAGAACTCGCTGGGCTCCCAGCACGTCTCCCTGCACCTCTCTGTGGCCT acccCCCGCGGCCGCtcagcccctcctgctcctgggaGGGCGAGGCGCTGCAGTGCACCTGCTCCTCCCACGCGCGCCCGGCCCCCACCCTGCGCTGgcgcctgggggaggggctgctggagcGGAACCACAGCAATGCCTCCTTGACTGTCACCTCCAGCTCTGAGGGGCCCTGGGCCAACAGTTCCCTGAGCCTCCGTGGGCCGCTGGGCTCTGGCCTCAGACTCAGCTGCGAGGCCTGGAATGCGCACGGGAAACAGAGCGCCGCCGTCCTGCTGCTGCCAG GTAAATCAGAACCCAGGACTAGTGGGGTCCTGggagcagttgggggagctggcAGCATGGCCCTGCTTTCTCTTTGCCTTTGCCTCATCTTCAG AGTGAAGACCCGCAGGAAGAAAACAGCCCAGCCAGTGCAAAGCATGGATATGAGCCCAGATGACAGCTCAGACTCTGGG GCACATCAGGACCAGTCCTGGATGGACATCCCTGAAGACCACCCAGCTCCTGCTGAGGCTAGCCCCATTTCAAGAGAGGAACAGGAGCTTCACTATGCTTTCCTCCAATTTCCCAAGCTGAAGCCTCGGGAACAGGAAAGCATCAACACTGAGTACTCAGAGATCAAGACACACAAATGA